TCGAGATCGGTGCTAATACGACAATCGACCGCGCCCGCTTTGGACGCACGTGGATACAGTCGGGAGTCAAAATCGATAACCTCGTGCAGATCGGGCACAATGTCGTGGTAAAGAAGAATACAATTATCGTCGCCCAAGTCGGGATCTCTGGCAGCACGGTGATCGGTGAAAATGTGATTATCGCAGGGCAAGTCGGCATTATCGGCCATATCGAAATAGGAGACGGCGCCATTGTGGCCGCGCAATCAGGGGTCAGTAAGGATGTCCCCCCCAAACGAATCTGGTCCAGCCAGTTCCACGCCCGCGAAATGAAAGATTTTTACCAAATGGAAGCCTCCATGAAGAGGTTACCCGTCCTCCGCAAAAAAGTCCTTGAGTTGGAAGCGAAATTAAAACAGCTCGAAGCAAAATTCCCCGCGTCGGATTCCTAAATCTAGGGGGGAGGTTGATGAACCTCATTTCAGCTTGGAAAAAGCATCCCCAAAGGCGCTGCCGAAACCGGAGGAGGAGCTGCCGCGACTTGGGTTACGCTGTGCACTGTCAGTTTTAGGTTTTGGTCCCCCGCCACCGGCACGGTTCTCACCGATAACAGGATTTTTCTTCATGGATAGGGCGATACGTTTACGTGCGAGGTCGATTTCTGTGATGGTGACTTCGACGCGTTGGGCCACTTTGACGACATCGGCAGCATTTTGGACAAATTGATCTGAGAGCTGGCTGACGTGGACGAGGCCGTCCTGGTGGACACCGATATCTACAAAGGCACCAAAAGCGGTGACATTGGTGATGATGCCCGGCAGTTTCATACCGGTCTTTAGGTCGCTCATTTCATTAACGCCCTCGGCGAAACTAAAAGCTTCAAATTGCTGGCGCGGGTCGCGTCCGGGTTTGGCCAGCTCATTCATGATATCCTTGAGCGTGGGGAGCCCTACCTTATCATCGACATACTTGTGGAGATCGATTTTTTTGCGGAGTTCCTCCTTCGACATAAGGTCCGTGACGGAGCATCCCAGATCCGTAGCCATTTTTTCGACGACATGGTAACTTTCGGGGTGGACTGCACTTGAGTCCAGGGGGTTTGTAGCCCCGCGGATGCGCATGAATCCTGCGGCCTGCTCAAATGCCTTTGGCCCGAGGCGCGGGACCTTTTGCAGGTCGGCCCGGGATTTGAAGGGACCGGTTTCATTCCGGTGATTAATGATATTTAGGGCGATTTGTGCGTTGAGACCGGAGACATAACTCAGGAGTTGTTTACTCGCGCTATTCACCTCGACCCCGACATTATTCACACAGGAAATGACGACATCATCGAGCCCGCGTTTCAGGAGTGTCTGCTCGACATCATGCTGGTATTGGCCGACCCCGATTGATTTTGGGTCGAGCTTGACGAGTTCCGCCAGCGGGTCTTGTAGGCGGCGGCCGATGGACACCGAGCCACGGACGGTAATGTCGTGGTCGGGGAATTCCTCACGGGCGACGTCCGAGGCGGAGTAAATGGAGGCACCACTTTCATTGACCATGACCACAGTAATAGAGGGGGCGAGTTTGAGTCCTTTGACAAAAGTCTCTGTTTCACGACTGGCAGTGCCGTTACCGATGGCGATGGCCTCGATTTTAAAATGTTGGCAAAAGCCGCGGATTTTAACAGCGGATTCTTCGACCTCCATTTTCCCCATGGCTGGATAAATAACATCATTGTGGAGCAATTTGCCTTGGGCATCGAGGATCGTGAGCTTGCAACCAGTGCGGAAGCCTGGGTCGAGGGCGAGAATACACTTTTGACCGAGGGGAGAGGCTAAAAGCAATTCACGCAGGTTCTCGGCAAAAACGCGGATGCCCTCTTGATCAGCCCTTTTTTTCCCATCGAGCCGGGCTTCTGTTTCCATCGACAGGCTTAATAACCGTTTATAACAATCACTAATGGCCGCCTTGACTTGGAGGGCGCCGGCAGATTTGCCTTTGCAGAAAAGGTCTTCGAGGATATTGATCGCCTGGTCTTCGGCTGGCTGGATACGGTAATAAAGGAATCCTTCGGCTTCCCCGCGGCGGATCGCCAGCAAACGGTGCGAGGGGATCGAACGGATCGGCTCGACCCATTCAAAGTAATCCTTGAATTTGGACCCTTCCTCTTCCTTGCCCGGCACCACCCGGGATTTGATCTCGGCGTGCTGGAGGAAAAGGGCGCGGATTTTCTCGCGCGCAGTTTTGTCGTCGCTGATTTTTTCGGCAATGATATCCCGCGCCCCGACGAGGGCGTCTTCCTCGGTTTTCACTTCTTTTTCAGGGTTGATATATTTCCGGGCTTCCGTGACCGGATCCACCGTTTCTTGTGAATCAAAAATAAGATCGGCTAGGGGTTCGAGATCCTTTTCCTTGGCGATTTGTGCGCGGGTGCGTTTTTTGGGTTTATAGGGCTGGTAAAGATCTTCAAGTTCATTGAGGTTTTGGGCGGCTTCGATTCCTTTTTTCAAGGTGTCGTGGAGCAAATTGCGTTCGGTCAGGGATTTGAGGATTGATTCACGACGGGAGTCTAGGTCGACTAGCTCAGTGAGACGGTCACGGATTTTCGCGATTTGCACTTCATCGAGGGAGCCGGTGATTTCCTTACGGTAACGGGCGATGAATGGCACCGTGGCCCCCCCTTCAATCAGAAGGGAAACGGCTTTAACCTGAATGGGTTTTAGTGAGAGTTCCTTAGCGACTTTTTCAAAATGAAGATCAACCATGGGTAATTTTTTAAGTTCAAATCCCGCGCCCGCAAGTCCAAATAATTTTTTCTAATGACATATTTAGACGTAAAAACACGGCGTATAATCGGGGATTGATGTTTTTATATAAATAATAAAACAGGACAGACTTCTACCGGTTTATCGGAGGGAAGCCCCCTGATTTGAGTTGCTATAGTGGCTAATCGTCATATACCGGAGGGGAAGATTTGATCATGACAGGAAGAAGTATTTTGACATGAACTCCCAGAAGAAAAAGAAACGTCCCTTTTTCCAGCCCAGAATCATTGATGTTTTTAAGCAGGGGTATAAGGGGAGGGATTTTACGAGTGATCTCATGGGCGGCATTACGGTCGGGCTGATTGCCTTGCCTTTGGCGATGGCCTTAGGAATTGCCAGTATCCCCGCAGGAGTCGCCACAAATTATCCTGCGCCTGCCATCGGGCTATTTACCGCGATTTTTGCTGGGTTCCTGATCTCATTGCTCGGTGGCACCCGTGTCCAGATCGGGGGACCTACCGCGGCATTTATTCCTGTGGTCCTGCTGATTGTCGAAAAACATGGGTACTCCGGCCTTGTGGTAGCGACTTTGATGGCGGGAACGATCCTTGTCATTATGGGGATTACTCGGATGGGAACACTCATTAAATTTATCCCGTGGCCGGTGACGAGTGGATTTACGACCGGTATTGCTGTGTCGATTATGGCGACACAACTTGCAGACTTCTTCGGGATCACAGGAAAGACCCCACCCCCCCGAGAATTTATTGAAAAGCTCCGATGGTTTTATGAAAATATAGGGATGGTCAATCTGGCGACCTTGGGTGCATCCATCGTTTGCCTGGGACTCATTTTAATGTGGCCGAAATTTGGCTGGAAACGTTTACCCGGTTCGATTGTTGCGATGTTCTTGGTAACGGTCGTTGTCGCGGCTTTTGGGTGGGGAGACTCGTCCGGGATCCTGACGGTAGGGGCGAAATTTGGGACAAACGCGATTCCTTCCGGATTACCGGAGTTTCATCTACCTCATTTTGATTTGGCCTTGATCCGGAGTTTGATTGGTCCGGCTACAGCTCTGGCTTTACTGGGTGCCATAGAGTCCCTTTTGTCCGCTGTTGTGGCCGATGGCATGACGAATGACCGGCATGACAGTAATACAGAACTCATCGCCCAAGGCATTGCCAATATTGTTTGCCCGTTTTTCGGAGGGCTGCCCGCCACCGGTGCCATTGCCCGGACGTCGGCTAATATTAATAATGGGGGGAAAACCCCTGTTTCGGGTTTGATTCATTCGATTACCCTTTTACTGATTGTTATTCTTTTTGCCCGTTACGCAGTTTATATCCCGATGGCGGCTATGGCTGCGGTGTTGGTGGCAGTATCCCTAAGGATGGGGGAATGGCATGAGATCAAGCGTCTCGGGAAGATGCCGCGGAGTGATGCTGCGGTGTTACTGACGACATTCTTTTTGACCGTGATTTTCGATCTGGTCGTCGCAGTGGAAATCGGCATGGTCCTGGCCGCCATGCTTTTTATCCGGCGCATTTCAGAGACAACCGAGGTTTCCCTCGTGACCGGTGAGGATATGCTCGAGAGCCCCTCGCAAATGGCGCAAGGTAAGGACATCCCGAAAGGGGTCTTAGTTTACCGGATTTTCGGGCCGTTTCTTTTTGGGGCAGCGGAAAAAATGGAAGATGCCATGGAGGGAATGGGTGAATTACCCAAAATACTGATTTTAAGATTACACCTGGTGACAGCAATGGATGCCACGGCATTAAACGCACTGGAGAGCGTCGTGGAACGCCTGAAAAATGCAGGGGGCACTGTGATCATCAGTGGCATCCACCTTCAACCCCTCAAGCTTTTGCAGAAAGCAGGGTTTATTAATGTTATTGGGAAAGAAAATTTTCAGGCTACTTTTGATGACTCATTGGAAAGGTCCCGGGAAATCCTCCAGTTGACCGGGGATAAGACGAAGTAAATTTTTTGTTTCTTTAGTCGTCAGTAGTTCGTTTTTTGCTAATATTTAATCGTATGAGTACTATTATTCCTGATCTTTATGTAAAGCCCGGTTGCCCTTGGTGCGAAGAAGCGATTGATTTCCTCGATAACCATGGAATTCAATACAACCGTATCGACGTGATCTCAGACCAGAAAGCGTTTGTGGAGATGATCCGCATTAGCGGTCAGAGTAAAGCCCCCACTATGACATGGGGGGAAGACATCCTCTCTGATTTCGGGGCCGCCGAGCTGGAGCCATTCCTCCGAAAACACAAAGTGATTGAATAATAAACAGTTCCGCCGGGCTTATTCGATGGCCTTGTGGGTGGGGATGTGATTTTTTTTACAAAAAGGCGACTATGATAACTCTTGATGATGTACTATTAGAAACCGACGATAAAATGCAGAAATGTATGGATAGCGTGGAGCACGAAATGTCCTCGATCCGCACAGGCAAAGCAAACCCCGGCCTCGTGGAGAATCTCCATGTGGAAGCTTATGAAGGCGTACTGAGCAAATTGCGCGAGGTGGCGAGTATATCCACACCAGAACCCCGCATGATCCTGATCCAACCGTGGGACTCGAGTATTCTTAAAGCCATCGCCATGGCGATCCAAAAAGCCAATATCGGATTGTCAGCAAATATTGACGGAAAAATCATCCGCATTCCGATCCCCGAGCTTTCACAGGAACGCCGCACGGAAATGGTGAAAGTCGTCCGAAAAATGGCGGAAGACGGGCGCGTAGCTGTCCGTGCCGTGCGCCGCAGCGGGATTGAAGACCTCAAAAAACTCCAAAAAGACGGAAAGATCACAGAGGACAACTTAAAAACCGCTGAAAAAGAAATCCAAGAATACACCGACAAATATGTAAAACACATTGACGGCCAGCTGGAGAAAAAAGAAGCTGAACTACTCAAGATTTAAGGTTGAATGTACCAGATTCCGCCCATTACGCGGGGCGGGATTTTTAAACAAACAAAATGGATAAAGGGAGATAAACCATGTCTGAAGAAACTGATAAACTCAAAACCTCCTTAAAACTTGTTCAAAAACATGAGGCGTCAAAACCTCAGGTCGCGGCCCCAGCACCTCTTGGATCCTCGCCGCAGAATGCCCCACTACCTCCGACTCCCCCCTCACTCGGAGTGCCTCCGATTACTCCTTCACAGGATGCATCCGCTGTAAATATCACTGAAGCAAATCCTGAAATGACGAATGTGGCTAAACCTTGGGCCAAATTAAAATCCTCGGGAGGACTCAATAAAATTCTTTTACCGGTCATTGCTCTTTTAGTCGGGTTAGGCCTAGGAGCCGGAGGAGTCTTTTTCATGTTATCCTCAAAACATGAGGAGGCTGTAGCTGATTTACAAAAGGAAATCGATAAGGCCAAAAAATCAGCCACGACACTTGTCAGTGAAGAAAAAAAGAAAACAACTGAGGCGGAGGCAGCTACAAAAGCCAGCGAGGAAAAAGCCCGGATAATCGAAGAAAAAATCAAGGCTGAGAGTGCTGATTTACTGGCACGTAAGGACGTGGAGATCAAGATCGCAAAGACATCAGCCGCCATTGCAGCTAATTCCAAAAGAGAAGCCGAGCAGCTGAAGGCCCAAATGGAGGAAATGGAAAAAACCATGGCTGATGCCGTAGCCCTTGCCGTGATTGAACGTAAAGAAAAGGAAAGGCTCCGTTACATCGCTCAGCAATATCAGACGGAAATGAAAAAGTTTAACCCAAAATTTTCCCCGTCTGCGCCACCCGCATCCCAGTCTGTCCCTACACCGGCTCCCTCTCCAGCCGCCACGACCCAGTAATGCATAGGTGCTGCAAATTTTTTCAATCTCGGGAAAATTACCCCGGCAATCAATAGCTCGGGCTGTTCTTAAATCTTTATTCTTTGTTTGAATCAGCGGCGGAGTGCTGTTGTTCTATCGTGGTGGGAGAATAGCGGTTCCGTTATTCGCTTTTTGGTGGAGTGTTGTTTATTGCTGCACTCCTCATACTGCCCGGGCGTAGGCCCCAAGGGGAGCAACTTGCTGCAGATACTTGTTCCTTTGCCCGGATGTATGTGGGACGGCCTTATTATTGGGGCGGGGAAAATGATACAGGTATCGACTG
The DNA window shown above is from Verrucomicrobiota bacterium and carries:
- a CDS encoding Tex family protein, whose translation is MVDLHFEKVAKELSLKPIQVKAVSLLIEGGATVPFIARYRKEITGSLDEVQIAKIRDRLTELVDLDSRRESILKSLTERNLLHDTLKKGIEAAQNLNELEDLYQPYKPKKRTRAQIAKEKDLEPLADLIFDSQETVDPVTEARKYINPEKEVKTEEDALVGARDIIAEKISDDKTAREKIRALFLQHAEIKSRVVPGKEEEGSKFKDYFEWVEPIRSIPSHRLLAIRRGEAEGFLYYRIQPAEDQAINILEDLFCKGKSAGALQVKAAISDCYKRLLSLSMETEARLDGKKRADQEGIRVFAENLRELLLASPLGQKCILALDPGFRTGCKLTILDAQGKLLHNDVIYPAMGKMEVEESAVKIRGFCQHFKIEAIAIGNGTASRETETFVKGLKLAPSITVVMVNESGASIYSASDVAREEFPDHDITVRGSVSIGRRLQDPLAELVKLDPKSIGVGQYQHDVEQTLLKRGLDDVVISCVNNVGVEVNSASKQLLSYVSGLNAQIALNIINHRNETGPFKSRADLQKVPRLGPKAFEQAAGFMRIRGATNPLDSSAVHPESYHVVEKMATDLGCSVTDLMSKEELRKKIDLHKYVDDKVGLPTLKDIMNELAKPGRDPRQQFEAFSFAEGVNEMSDLKTGMKLPGIITNVTAFGAFVDIGVHQDGLVHVSQLSDQFVQNAADVVKVAQRVEVTITEIDLARKRIALSMKKNPVIGENRAGGGGPKPKTDSAQRNPSRGSSSSGFGSAFGDAFSKLK
- a CDS encoding SulP family inorganic anion transporter is translated as MNSQKKKKRPFFQPRIIDVFKQGYKGRDFTSDLMGGITVGLIALPLAMALGIASIPAGVATNYPAPAIGLFTAIFAGFLISLLGGTRVQIGGPTAAFIPVVLLIVEKHGYSGLVVATLMAGTILVIMGITRMGTLIKFIPWPVTSGFTTGIAVSIMATQLADFFGITGKTPPPREFIEKLRWFYENIGMVNLATLGASIVCLGLILMWPKFGWKRLPGSIVAMFLVTVVVAAFGWGDSSGILTVGAKFGTNAIPSGLPEFHLPHFDLALIRSLIGPATALALLGAIESLLSAVVADGMTNDRHDSNTELIAQGIANIVCPFFGGLPATGAIARTSANINNGGKTPVSGLIHSITLLLIVILFARYAVYIPMAAMAAVLVAVSLRMGEWHEIKRLGKMPRSDAAVLLTTFFLTVIFDLVVAVEIGMVLAAMLFIRRISETTEVSLVTGEDMLESPSQMAQGKDIPKGVLVYRIFGPFLFGAAEKMEDAMEGMGELPKILILRLHLVTAMDATALNALESVVERLKNAGGTVIISGIHLQPLKLLQKAGFINVIGKENFQATFDDSLERSREILQLTGDKTK
- a CDS encoding glutaredoxin family protein — translated: MSTIIPDLYVKPGCPWCEEAIDFLDNHGIQYNRIDVISDQKAFVEMIRISGQSKAPTMTWGEDILSDFGAAELEPFLRKHKVIE
- the frr gene encoding ribosome recycling factor — translated: MITLDDVLLETDDKMQKCMDSVEHEMSSIRTGKANPGLVENLHVEAYEGVLSKLREVASISTPEPRMILIQPWDSSILKAIAMAIQKANIGLSANIDGKIIRIPIPELSQERRTEMVKVVRKMAEDGRVAVRAVRRSGIEDLKKLQKDGKITEDNLKTAEKEIQEYTDKYVKHIDGQLEKKEAELLKI